Proteins from a single region of Paenibacillus sp. BIHB 4019:
- a CDS encoding LacI family DNA-binding transcriptional regulator, with amino-acid sequence MATIKEIAAMAEVSAATVSRVLNNDMTLAVGEETRARIFAIAEKLQYKPSRLKRLKQESQRSQLQVGLLLSFTLEHEDIDPYFLSIRRGIERRCEELGIAIVKVWRIGGAMEPHPQLDGLIVVGGVAERDVRMLYEGDKVVMIDHLGKLRHYDTVNLNFEQAVEDVMEHLLELGHSRIGYIGGGVDQAADEPRRKHMQHLLESHGILRKDWVLAGEWTTGSGYELMNGLLGLEERPTACFVGSDPMAIGALRALHEHGVEVPEQMAIVGFDDIEVSAFVQPPLTSVKAYTEQMGKTAVQLLLERIEGREVPLHVMMNTTLMARESSGTTGHNKEANE; translated from the coding sequence ATGGCAACGATTAAAGAAATTGCGGCTATGGCGGAGGTGTCTGCCGCGACGGTGTCACGTGTGCTTAACAACGATATGACGCTCGCTGTCGGCGAAGAGACGCGTGCACGCATATTCGCGATAGCGGAAAAGTTGCAGTATAAGCCATCGCGTCTAAAACGGCTCAAGCAAGAAAGCCAGCGTTCACAGCTGCAAGTTGGCTTATTGCTGAGCTTTACGCTTGAACATGAGGATATCGATCCTTATTTCCTGTCCATTCGCAGAGGAATTGAGCGCCGTTGCGAGGAGCTAGGCATCGCCATCGTTAAAGTATGGCGCATTGGCGGAGCTATGGAGCCTCATCCGCAGCTGGATGGCCTCATTGTCGTTGGCGGGGTCGCAGAGCGTGACGTTCGGATGCTGTATGAGGGCGACAAAGTCGTCATGATTGACCATCTGGGCAAGCTGCGGCATTATGACACGGTCAACTTGAATTTTGAGCAGGCGGTTGAGGATGTTATGGAGCATCTGCTGGAGCTCGGACATAGCCGCATTGGCTACATTGGCGGTGGAGTAGATCAAGCCGCCGACGAGCCGCGGCGCAAGCATATGCAGCACCTGCTGGAGTCGCACGGTATTTTGCGTAAGGATTGGGTGCTTGCCGGGGAATGGACAACAGGCAGCGGTTATGAGCTGATGAATGGGCTGCTGGGCCTGGAAGAACGTCCTACTGCATGCTTTGTCGGCAGCGACCCAATGGCAATTGGTGCGCTTCGCGCGCTGCATGAGCACGGTGTAGAGGTGCCGGAGCAAATGGCAATTGTCGGTTTCGACGACATTGAGGTATCGGCTTTCGTACAGCCGCCGCTAACGAGCGTCAAGGCGTATACGGAGCAAATGGGCAAGACAGCAGTACAACTGCTTTTGGAACGGATTGAAGGCCGCGAAGTTCCGCTGCATGTCATGATGAATACGACGCTAATGGCGCGTGAAAGCAGCGGGACAACCGGTCATAATAAGGAGGCTAATGAATAA
- a CDS encoding alpha-galactosidase: MAIIFDEQNQLFHLQSKETSYVIALVKGAYPAHVYWGKRVRGSQLGRLLELKERCSFSPSTEADDLRVSLDTLPQEYPAFGNSDFRYPAYQVQLADGTTVTDLRYDSHRIVQGKPALEGLPSVYAEGEDEAQTLEITLADSYSGLRVVLLYTVFESYNAITRSARVINGSENTLQLLRALSMSLDLPNDHYDMLQLSGAWARERYIHRRQLEPGLQSVESRRGASSHAQNPFIALLSEGATEDHGDVYGVNLVYSGNFVGGVEVDQYHAARLFIGINPFDFNWRLEPGEQFQTPEAVLVHSSEGLGGMSRSFHDLYRSRLCRGSFRDESRPILINNWEATYFNFTADKIEDIAKVGKELGMELFVLDDGWFGQRNSDNSSLGDWFVDKNKLPGGLEDLVARIRNLDMQFGLWFEPEMVSPNSELYRAHPEWCLHVEGRRRTEARNQLILDLSRADVREYIVKTISDVLASAPITYVKWDMNRNMSEIGSALLPAERQRETAHRYMLGLYEVLERITSAFPHILFESCSGGGGRFDPGMLYYMPQTWTSDNTDAVSRLKIQYGTSLVYPISSMGSHVSAVPNHQVGRITPLETRGNVALSGNFGYELDLTKFTEDEKETVKDQIALYKEVRHLVQFGDFYRLSSPFEGNIAAWMFVSKDKSEAFAVYTSVLQEPNPPLSRFVLKGLDPNRDYVWQENGETYGGDELLYAGLATPQFHNDYASKVYRFRAAGV; encoded by the coding sequence ATGGCTATTATTTTTGACGAACAAAATCAGCTTTTTCATCTGCAATCGAAAGAAACCAGCTATGTGATCGCGTTGGTGAAAGGCGCTTACCCGGCACATGTGTATTGGGGCAAACGGGTACGCGGCAGCCAGCTCGGAAGACTGCTTGAGCTGAAGGAGCGCTGCTCGTTCAGTCCTTCAACAGAAGCGGATGATTTAAGAGTGTCGCTTGATACGCTGCCGCAGGAATATCCGGCATTCGGCAATTCGGATTTCCGCTATCCGGCATATCAAGTACAGCTTGCTGACGGAACGACGGTAACGGATTTGCGCTACGATTCTCACCGGATCGTACAGGGCAAGCCGGCACTTGAAGGATTGCCGTCTGTCTATGCAGAAGGCGAAGACGAGGCACAGACGCTTGAAATTACACTTGCGGACAGCTACTCAGGCCTGCGTGTCGTACTGCTCTATACCGTATTTGAATCGTATAACGCGATTACTCGCTCGGCTCGTGTCATTAATGGCAGCGAGAACACGCTGCAGCTGCTTCGGGCGCTTAGCATGAGCTTAGACCTCCCTAATGACCATTATGATATGCTTCAGCTGTCTGGTGCGTGGGCGCGCGAGCGTTACATTCACCGCCGCCAGCTGGAGCCGGGACTGCAATCGGTGGAAAGCCGCCGCGGCGCAAGCAGCCATGCGCAAAATCCATTTATCGCTTTGCTGTCTGAAGGGGCGACAGAGGATCATGGCGATGTGTATGGGGTAAACCTCGTCTACAGCGGCAACTTTGTAGGAGGCGTTGAGGTCGACCAGTACCATGCGGCAAGATTGTTTATCGGAATTAATCCGTTTGATTTCAATTGGAGACTGGAGCCAGGCGAGCAATTCCAGACGCCAGAGGCGGTACTCGTGCATTCCTCCGAAGGGCTGGGCGGCATGTCCCGCAGCTTCCATGATCTCTATCGTTCGCGTCTATGCCGCGGCAGCTTCCGTGACGAGAGCAGACCGATTTTGATCAATAACTGGGAAGCGACTTACTTCAACTTTACAGCGGATAAAATTGAGGATATTGCTAAGGTTGGCAAGGAGCTGGGCATGGAGCTGTTCGTGCTCGACGATGGCTGGTTTGGGCAGCGAAATAGCGACAATTCATCGCTTGGAGACTGGTTCGTTGACAAAAACAAGCTGCCGGGCGGTCTTGAGGATCTAGTTGCGCGCATTCGCAATCTGGATATGCAGTTCGGCCTTTGGTTTGAACCGGAGATGGTATCGCCTAACAGCGAGCTGTATCGTGCTCATCCCGAGTGGTGTCTGCATGTCGAAGGAAGGCGCCGTACAGAGGCTCGCAATCAGCTGATTTTGGATCTGTCCCGTGCTGACGTTCGCGAATATATCGTTAAAACGATTTCTGATGTGCTCGCTAGCGCGCCGATTACGTACGTAAAATGGGACATGAACCGCAATATGTCCGAGATTGGCTCTGCACTGCTTCCAGCCGAGCGCCAGCGTGAGACGGCTCATCGTTACATGCTTGGCCTTTATGAAGTGCTGGAGCGCATTACATCCGCTTTCCCGCATATTTTGTTCGAAAGCTGCTCCGGCGGCGGCGGACGCTTTGATCCGGGCATGCTGTATTACATGCCGCAAACGTGGACGAGCGATAATACCGATGCCGTTTCGAGGCTGAAAATCCAATATGGCACGAGCCTCGTTTATCCGATTAGCTCGATGGGCTCCCACGTATCGGCTGTTCCTAACCATCAGGTTGGCCGCATTACGCCGCTTGAGACGCGCGGCAATGTGGCACTGTCCGGCAACTTTGGTTATGAGCTGGATTTGACGAAGTTCACCGAGGATGAGAAGGAAACGGTGAAAGACCAGATTGCGCTGTATAAAGAAGTCCGCCATCTCGTACAGTTTGGCGATTTCTATCGTCTGTCCAGCCCATTTGAAGGCAATATTGCCGCATGGATGTTCGTTTCGAAAGACAAGAGCGAGGCGTTTGCTGTCTACACATCCGTCTTGCAGGAGCCGAATCCGCCGCTGAGCCGTTTTGTGCTGAAAGGGCTTGATCCAAACCGCGATTATGTATGGCAAGAAAATGGCGAGACGTATGGCGGCGATGAGCTGCTGTATGCTGGACTTGCGACGCCGCAATTCCATAACGATTATGCAAGCAAGGTTTATCGTTTCCGCGCTGCTGGCGTTTAA
- a CDS encoding aldo/keto reductase has protein sequence MSSIPLHKRGIEASQLVLGCMRFGGGWNRNPIEAEHFKEGHEAVDAALEIGINMYDHADIYTFGKAEQVFGQVLKDRPGLREQIILQSKCGIRLQGGDDDPQRFDFSESHILSSVDGILERLQTEYLDILLLHRPDALVEPEEVASAISKLKASGKVRAFGVSNMSQGQIKLLRAYTDEPFIVNQLELSLLKHGFIDTGLHVNQLAARDNVFPEGTLEYCRMENIQLQSWGPLAQGIYSGAPLGDSPESVVATAALVAEFAERKDTTPEAIVLAWLMRHPANIQPVIGSINPKRILACKDANTLRLTREEWYRLYNCSRGKALP, from the coding sequence ATGAGTTCGATCCCTTTGCATAAACGCGGCATTGAAGCGAGCCAGCTTGTTCTCGGCTGTATGCGCTTTGGCGGCGGCTGGAACCGTAATCCGATTGAGGCCGAGCATTTTAAGGAAGGCCATGAAGCCGTCGACGCGGCGCTGGAAATCGGCATCAACATGTATGATCATGCAGACATTTATACGTTCGGCAAAGCCGAGCAAGTTTTCGGCCAAGTGCTGAAGGACCGTCCGGGCCTGCGTGAGCAAATCATTTTGCAATCCAAATGCGGAATTCGCCTGCAAGGCGGCGATGATGATCCGCAGCGCTTTGATTTTTCGGAAAGCCATATATTAAGCAGCGTCGATGGTATTTTGGAGCGGCTGCAAACCGAGTATCTCGACATTTTGCTGCTGCATCGCCCAGATGCGCTTGTTGAGCCAGAGGAAGTAGCCAGCGCGATTTCGAAGCTCAAGGCTTCCGGCAAAGTTCGCGCATTCGGCGTTTCCAATATGAGCCAAGGGCAAATTAAGCTGCTTCGCGCTTATACGGATGAGCCGTTTATCGTGAATCAACTGGAGCTCAGTTTGCTCAAGCATGGATTTATTGATACAGGGCTGCATGTCAATCAGCTTGCTGCGCGCGATAATGTGTTCCCGGAAGGAACGCTTGAGTATTGCCGGATGGAAAATATTCAGCTGCAATCGTGGGGCCCGCTCGCTCAAGGCATCTATTCCGGTGCGCCGCTCGGCGACAGCCCTGAATCGGTTGTTGCAACAGCCGCGCTCGTCGCTGAATTCGCGGAGCGTAAAGATACGACGCCTGAAGCGATCGTACTCGCATGGCTGATGAGACATCCGGCTAACATTCAGCCTGTTATCGGCTCAATCAATCCAAAGCGTATCCTCGCCTGCAAAGATGCCAATACGCTTCGTTTAACGCGCGAAGAATGGTACAGGCTGTATAACTGCTCGCGCGGCAAAGCGCTGCCTTAA
- a CDS encoding iron-hydroxamate ABC transporter substrate-binding protein encodes MLSRFGFLKGKSQVTLIALLALTLLLAACGGNAATNNTAGSAAPSASPEASAEASEAPAADKVVTDAMGHEVTIPGNPQRILASYLEDPVVTLGKIPVAQWTVGSNSIQQYLQGSLKDVPTIAYDLPVEAVASFSPDLIIIGEESAVQKGLYEQYAKIAPTYVLGNATNIDWRKTLLTIGDLLNNKAGAEQAIADYDQKAADAKAKIQAAVGEKSAAVFWLTQKNFYMVDEVVSSGAVLYQDLGLKTPNLVTEVPVETRGNWNPVSLEKLAELDADYIFLLDSDKQAGDTSIIDGPIWQGLPAVKAGNVIELDSSSSWLYKGKIANGQIIDDVLKAMVK; translated from the coding sequence ATGCTCTCACGTTTTGGATTTCTGAAAGGCAAATCACAGGTTACCCTCATTGCTCTGCTTGCTCTAACGCTGCTCCTTGCAGCTTGCGGAGGGAATGCAGCTACAAACAATACAGCAGGTTCAGCCGCTCCATCCGCCTCGCCGGAAGCAAGCGCTGAAGCCTCCGAGGCTCCTGCAGCAGATAAAGTAGTAACGGATGCTATGGGTCATGAAGTAACCATTCCTGGCAACCCTCAGCGTATTTTGGCTTCTTATTTGGAGGATCCAGTCGTGACGCTTGGCAAAATTCCAGTCGCGCAATGGACTGTTGGAAGCAACAGCATTCAGCAATACTTGCAAGGCAGTCTGAAGGATGTTCCTACGATTGCCTACGACCTTCCAGTAGAAGCTGTGGCAAGCTTCTCTCCCGATTTGATTATCATCGGCGAGGAAAGTGCCGTGCAGAAAGGCCTTTATGAGCAGTATGCCAAAATCGCTCCTACTTATGTGCTCGGAAATGCCACTAATATTGATTGGCGTAAAACACTGCTTACGATTGGCGATTTGCTGAATAATAAAGCAGGCGCTGAGCAAGCGATTGCCGATTACGATCAAAAAGCAGCCGATGCCAAAGCTAAAATTCAAGCGGCAGTCGGCGAGAAATCCGCAGCTGTCTTTTGGCTAACGCAAAAAAACTTCTATATGGTAGATGAGGTCGTATCCAGCGGTGCTGTGCTTTATCAGGATCTCGGTCTCAAAACGCCGAATCTGGTTACAGAAGTGCCCGTAGAAACCCGCGGCAACTGGAACCCCGTATCACTGGAGAAGCTCGCCGAGCTGGATGCCGACTATATTTTCCTGCTCGACAGCGACAAGCAAGCTGGCGATACTTCCATCATTGATGGTCCCATTTGGCAAGGCCTTCCGGCTGTCAAAGCAGGCAACGTCATTGAGCTCGATTCGTCCAGCAGCTGGCTGTACAAAGGCAAAATCGCCAATGGGCAAATCATTGACGATGTATTGAAAGCAATGGTGAAATAA
- a CDS encoding AraC family transcriptional regulator, whose product MLQVTAVRQDRGMEWFYEKNTKNTNEAALILVSYGTVVYWIENEKVIAEKGDLLYIPPNQAYYGKCVPTVFHEKFVVTLSLSSAPVLPLLQRQTWVKSRIGMYDMLLARMKHLHAEWLEQAEYAPIIAQAVVTEWLAVWNREWNKGPAMADTNQQVERMKHYIFNHYREKITKEELGSYIQKSPNYAATLFRRVTGQTISTFVHDTRMKKAIYMLVDSMLTVGEVAEFVGYRDVSYFQRLFKRFTGRTPTFYMKERAKAQP is encoded by the coding sequence ATGCTGCAAGTAACAGCGGTTCGACAGGACCGAGGAATGGAATGGTTTTACGAAAAAAACACAAAAAATACGAACGAAGCAGCGTTGATTCTAGTCAGCTATGGGACGGTCGTCTATTGGATTGAGAACGAGAAGGTGATCGCCGAGAAGGGCGACCTGCTCTATATACCGCCGAACCAAGCGTATTACGGAAAATGTGTGCCTACTGTTTTTCATGAGAAGTTTGTTGTTACATTAAGTTTGTCTTCTGCTCCCGTATTGCCGCTGCTTCAGCGCCAGACGTGGGTAAAATCCCGCATTGGCATGTACGACATGCTGCTGGCCCGAATGAAACATCTTCATGCGGAATGGCTGGAGCAAGCCGAGTATGCGCCTATCATCGCCCAAGCTGTCGTAACAGAATGGCTGGCGGTCTGGAATCGCGAATGGAATAAAGGCCCCGCAATGGCCGATACGAATCAGCAGGTAGAGCGTATGAAGCATTATATTTTCAACCATTATCGTGAAAAAATTACGAAGGAAGAGCTCGGCAGCTACATTCAGAAAAGCCCCAACTATGCCGCTACCCTGTTCCGCCGTGTCACTGGGCAAACGATTAGCACCTTCGTTCATGATACGCGGATGAAAAAAGCGATCTATATGCTCGTCGATTCGATGCTGACGGTTGGTGAGGTTGCTGAATTTGTCGGCTATCGCGACGTTTCTTATTTTCAACGGCTGTTCAAGCGTTTTACGGGAAGGACGCCGACCTTTTATATGAAAGAGCGCGCCAAAGCTCAGCCTTAA
- the pyk gene encoding pyruvate kinase gives MRKTKIVCTMGPACDSVDTLREMIRSGMNVARLNMAHGELEDHAGRIERIREAAAAENAIVPILLDIKGPEVRIGKLEEASYMLVAGETLTLTTEEVLGNGRRIHVNYSELPLVVKPGNTILLDDGLIDLEVASVEATEVHCTIVNGGLIKPRKGVNLPGIRTTLPGVTERDIRHIHFGIQQNIDIIAPSFVRRAEDILEIRELLQAHGAGHVQIISKIENEEGVVNLDSIIAASDGIMVARGDLGVEIPVQDVPSMQRDMINKCNVAGKPVIVATHMLDSMQVNPRPSRAEVSDVAGAVMQGTDAIMLSGETAAGKYPVQSVATMAAIAFKAESQLDYYAGFQERRQLASTTITEVISQAVVSSSLELKAKAILTRTESGFTARMVSKYRPQSPVIAITSDEKILPLLALLWGVIPVKGTKTGTTDELLHAAMADAEQTGLLAEGDFVVITAGAPVGLSGTTNLIKIEQYGV, from the coding sequence ATGCGTAAAACCAAAATTGTTTGTACGATGGGACCTGCTTGTGATTCGGTTGATACTTTAAGGGAAATGATTCGATCGGGGATGAATGTGGCGCGTCTGAATATGGCGCACGGGGAACTGGAGGATCATGCTGGACGTATTGAGCGGATTCGCGAAGCGGCTGCTGCTGAAAATGCAATCGTGCCGATTTTGCTGGATATTAAAGGACCAGAGGTACGGATTGGCAAGCTGGAGGAAGCTTCTTACATGCTGGTGGCTGGCGAGACGCTGACGCTGACGACGGAAGAAGTACTCGGCAATGGCCGCCGCATTCATGTTAACTATAGCGAGCTTCCGCTTGTCGTGAAGCCTGGCAATACGATTTTGCTCGATGATGGCCTGATTGATCTTGAGGTGGCATCGGTGGAAGCGACGGAAGTACATTGCACGATCGTAAACGGCGGTCTGATCAAGCCGCGCAAAGGCGTTAACCTGCCGGGCATCCGCACGACGCTGCCAGGTGTAACAGAGCGCGATATTCGCCATATCCACTTTGGCATTCAGCAAAACATCGATATTATTGCGCCTTCCTTCGTAAGAAGAGCGGAAGATATTTTGGAAATTCGCGAGCTGCTGCAAGCACACGGTGCTGGTCACGTTCAAATCATTTCGAAAATTGAAAATGAAGAGGGCGTCGTAAACCTGGATTCCATCATTGCTGCTTCGGATGGCATTATGGTTGCCCGCGGCGACTTGGGTGTTGAAATTCCTGTTCAGGATGTGCCTTCGATGCAGCGCGACATGATTAATAAGTGTAACGTAGCAGGCAAGCCTGTTATTGTTGCGACCCATATGCTGGATTCCATGCAAGTAAACCCGCGTCCTTCGCGCGCAGAAGTGAGCGACGTTGCAGGTGCGGTTATGCAAGGAACGGATGCCATCATGCTGTCCGGCGAGACGGCTGCGGGGAAATATCCGGTTCAATCGGTTGCAACGATGGCTGCTATTGCGTTTAAGGCGGAGTCCCAATTGGACTACTACGCAGGCTTCCAGGAGCGCCGTCAGCTTGCTTCCACGACGATTACAGAAGTCATTAGCCAAGCGGTTGTCAGCTCATCTCTGGAGCTCAAGGCGAAAGCGATTCTTACTCGTACGGAAAGCGGCTTTACGGCGCGGATGGTATCCAAATACCGCCCGCAATCGCCAGTTATCGCGATTACTTCCGACGAGAAAATTTTGCCGCTATTGGCGCTGCTTTGGGGCGTTATTCCGGTGAAGGGCACGAAGACTGGCACGACGGACGAGCTGCTGCATGCGGCAATGGCGGATGCAGAGCAAACCGGACTGCTTGCTGAGGGAGATTTTGTCGTCATTACGGCAGGAGCGCCTGTTGGCTTATCCGGTACGACGAATTTGATCAAAATCGAGCAATACGGCGTATAG
- a CDS encoding SPFH domain-containing protein: MAIVEVVKYDGSPDVYAWKYPNAELGTWTQLIVNDTQEALLFKGGQALDLFGPGRHTLSTLNIPILNQLVNIPFGGRSPFSAEVWFVNKQVSLDVKWGTSSPIQLQDPKYNIVIPVRAFGQFGIAIEDSRRFLSKLVGTLPVFNQDTLSKHLRGMIMMNINELLSSYLVFKKVSLLEINAYIGEISKHVEERVGALMHPFGIRLVNFFIDSISTPEDDASLKRLREALARKAEMDIIGYNYQQERTFDTLEGAAKNEGSSQAGVMGAALGLSMGAGIGGIFGSQFGQLGEQLYGAAGAAQVCPSCQSRNDAQAKFCNSCGKGLAGSAAGGQAGAPRPIHNCDKCGMPHRENSKFCANCGDAYNPCPSCGADCAEDAVNCSACGETLPRPCRGCGEQVAASAKFCPHCGTSNSSGSQQCPACRHEVQPGQKFCPECGHGLAGRA, translated from the coding sequence ATGGCTATAGTAGAGGTGGTCAAATACGACGGTTCTCCGGACGTATACGCTTGGAAATATCCGAATGCGGAGCTAGGAACTTGGACGCAGCTAATCGTTAATGATACGCAAGAGGCGCTGTTATTCAAGGGCGGTCAGGCGCTCGATTTATTCGGGCCCGGCAGGCATACGCTCAGTACGCTTAATATACCGATTTTAAACCAGTTGGTTAATATTCCTTTTGGCGGGAGATCGCCGTTCTCGGCCGAGGTGTGGTTTGTGAACAAGCAGGTATCTCTTGATGTGAAGTGGGGAACGTCGTCGCCGATTCAATTGCAGGACCCGAAATACAATATTGTCATTCCGGTTCGGGCTTTCGGCCAGTTCGGCATTGCGATTGAGGATTCGCGCCGGTTTTTGTCCAAGCTGGTTGGAACGCTGCCAGTGTTTAATCAGGACACGCTGTCCAAACATTTGCGCGGCATGATTATGATGAATATTAATGAGCTGCTTTCTTCCTACCTAGTGTTCAAAAAAGTGAGCCTGCTTGAAATCAACGCCTACATCGGCGAAATTTCCAAGCACGTTGAAGAACGGGTTGGGGCGCTGATGCACCCATTCGGCATTCGGCTCGTTAATTTCTTCATTGATTCCATCAGTACGCCGGAGGATGATGCCTCGCTGAAACGGCTGCGCGAAGCGCTGGCGCGCAAAGCAGAGATGGACATTATCGGCTACAACTACCAGCAGGAGCGTACCTTCGACACCTTGGAGGGCGCAGCGAAAAATGAAGGCAGCTCGCAAGCTGGCGTCATGGGCGCAGCCCTCGGGCTTAGCATGGGAGCGGGAATTGGCGGCATATTTGGCAGCCAATTTGGACAGCTGGGCGAGCAGCTGTATGGAGCAGCCGGCGCAGCCCAGGTTTGTCCAAGCTGTCAGAGCCGCAACGATGCGCAGGCGAAGTTTTGCAACAGCTGCGGCAAAGGGCTTGCTGGCAGCGCCGCTGGCGGTCAGGCGGGAGCGCCGAGGCCGATTCATAATTGCGATAAGTGCGGGATGCCGCATCGGGAAAACTCCAAGTTCTGCGCTAATTGCGGCGATGCTTATAATCCTTGTCCAAGCTGCGGCGCGGATTGTGCGGAGGATGCAGTCAATTGCAGCGCTTGCGGCGAGACGTTGCCGCGGCCGTGCAGAGGCTGCGGGGAGCAAGTAGCTGCAAGCGCCAAGTTTTGTCCGCACTGCGGAACCAGCAACAGCAGCGGCAGCCAGCAATGTCCGGCATGCCGCCATGAAGTGCAGCCGGGGCAGAAGTTTTGTCCGGAATGCGGCCATGGACTTGCTGGCAGAGCATAG
- a CDS encoding type 1 glutamine amidotransferase domain-containing protein, whose protein sequence is MKKVAFLLADGFEDSEMQNPYDEMVKNGHEAVIISLRSNEELKGKQGTVAYKSHLAINEAKASDYAAIIIPGGASPSHLKEDAAVQAFVKEADEKGITIAAICHGPQILAEAGVLQGRTLTAYPELEQEVQAAGGHFRNEEVVVDRNLITSRTPEDEPAFIQATIEQLGVNAW, encoded by the coding sequence ATGAAGAAGGTGGCTTTTCTGCTGGCCGATGGCTTTGAAGATTCAGAAATGCAAAATCCGTATGATGAGATGGTGAAAAATGGCCATGAAGCGGTTATTATAAGCTTGCGCAGCAATGAGGAATTAAAGGGCAAGCAGGGCACAGTTGCCTATAAATCGCATCTTGCGATTAATGAGGCGAAGGCGAGCGATTATGCGGCGATTATTATTCCTGGCGGCGCATCGCCTTCCCATTTGAAGGAAGATGCGGCCGTGCAAGCTTTTGTCAAAGAGGCTGATGAAAAAGGCATTACTATCGCTGCCATTTGTCATGGTCCGCAAATTTTGGCGGAGGCTGGTGTGCTGCAGGGACGCACGCTGACGGCTTATCCAGAGCTGGAGCAGGAAGTGCAGGCAGCCGGGGGGCATTTTCGCAATGAGGAAGTCGTAGTTGACCGTAATTTGATTACCTCCCGTACGCCAGAGGACGAGCCGGCTTTTATTCAAGCAACGATTGAACAACTGGGCGTCAACGCCTGGTAG
- a CDS encoding response regulator yields MKVILVDDESLALDYLERQLVKLNNVEVLGKYEDPMAGKERILLDLPDVVFLDINLPEVSGIALAEQLLEVRPELNIVFVTAYDEYAVKAFELNALDYVVKPIHPERLMKTMERIQKRLDFHVKDTGQAVQQVEKTNEEQYLILQLLGQFSVEFSGKKDAAIRWRTTKAQELFLYLLQHREQLVRKSLLIDLLWPDNGTEKIYAQLYTTVYHIRKTLDQFGKCFHIANTTEGYILTLNQVVLDVEEWERGIAAAPPLAAATLAEYEEAMNFYRGDYLKDYDYWWAESERQRLKRLWLNTSYRLEAWHVEHGQLDKAIAGYIRIIEEHAQAEEAYFALMQLYASKGNHLMVNQQYHALTAALMEELNEQPSAYITEWYKDWKSGVNSL; encoded by the coding sequence ATGAAGGTTATCCTTGTAGATGATGAAAGCCTCGCTTTGGATTACTTGGAGCGGCAACTCGTGAAACTAAATAACGTAGAGGTTCTGGGGAAATATGAGGATCCAATGGCAGGGAAAGAGCGGATTTTGCTTGATCTGCCGGATGTTGTATTTTTGGATATTAATTTGCCCGAAGTCAGTGGCATAGCGCTTGCCGAGCAACTGCTGGAGGTAAGACCAGAGCTGAATATCGTATTTGTAACCGCTTATGATGAATATGCAGTGAAAGCTTTTGAGCTGAATGCGCTGGATTATGTCGTCAAGCCGATCCATCCTGAGAGGTTAATGAAAACGATGGAACGGATTCAGAAGCGGCTGGACTTCCATGTGAAGGATACAGGGCAGGCCGTGCAGCAAGTGGAAAAAACGAATGAGGAGCAGTACCTGATTTTGCAGCTGCTAGGGCAGTTCAGTGTCGAATTTTCTGGAAAAAAGGATGCAGCCATACGTTGGCGCACGACGAAGGCGCAGGAGCTGTTTCTGTATTTGCTCCAGCATCGCGAACAACTGGTAAGGAAATCGCTATTAATCGATTTGCTATGGCCCGATAATGGGACGGAGAAAATATATGCCCAGCTGTATACGACGGTGTACCATATTAGGAAAACGCTTGATCAGTTTGGAAAGTGTTTTCACATCGCCAATACAACAGAAGGATACATATTGACGCTGAATCAGGTTGTGCTGGATGTGGAGGAATGGGAGAGAGGTATTGCTGCTGCACCGCCGCTAGCGGCGGCAACCCTTGCGGAATACGAGGAGGCTATGAATTTTTATCGAGGCGATTATTTAAAGGATTATGATTATTGGTGGGCGGAGAGCGAACGCCAGCGCCTGAAGCGTCTGTGGCTGAATACTTCCTACCGCTTGGAAGCTTGGCATGTCGAGCATGGCCAGCTGGATAAAGCGATTGCTGGATATATTCGAATTATCGAGGAGCATGCGCAGGCGGAAGAGGCTTATTTTGCCTTAATGCAGCTGTATGCGTCTAAAGGGAATCATCTTATGGTTAATCAGCAGTACCATGCTTTAACCGCCGCGCTGATGGAGGAATTGAATGAGCAGCCAAGCGCCTACATTACAGAATGGTACAAAGATTGGAAAAGCGGCGTTAATAGTTTGTAG